A portion of the Candidatus Hydrogenedentota bacterium genome contains these proteins:
- a CDS encoding rhomboid family intramembrane serine protease, with the protein MIPIRDTIPSRNAPIVTWALICANVLVFVFQLALPESQLERLFYLFGIVPLRFTHPDWATWVGFPADNFWPFLTSIFLHGGWLHLILNMWTLWIFGDNVEDRMGPVRFLLFYLFCGLVAGVAHTLTNANSTIPVIGASGAIAGVLGAYFLLFPVSRILCVIPVFFYPLVVQIPAFLYILFWFGSQLFSGALSLLEPGQVGGIAWWAHIGGFVAGVLTFRLFIVRQPPRRPWFRDERGIEGAWWR; encoded by the coding sequence ATGATCCCCATTCGCGACACTATACCCAGCCGCAACGCGCCTATTGTCACGTGGGCGCTCATCTGCGCGAATGTGCTCGTCTTTGTGTTCCAGCTCGCGCTCCCGGAATCGCAACTGGAACGGCTCTTCTACCTGTTCGGCATCGTGCCGCTCCGGTTCACGCATCCCGACTGGGCCACTTGGGTCGGATTCCCCGCGGACAATTTCTGGCCGTTTCTTACGAGCATCTTCCTGCACGGCGGCTGGCTGCACCTGATCCTCAACATGTGGACCCTCTGGATATTCGGCGACAATGTCGAAGACCGCATGGGACCGGTCCGGTTTCTGCTCTTCTACCTGTTCTGCGGCCTCGTGGCGGGCGTCGCGCACACGCTAACCAACGCCAATTCCACCATTCCGGTCATCGGCGCGTCGGGCGCGATTGCCGGGGTACTGGGCGCTTACTTTCTGCTGTTCCCCGTGTCGCGTATCCTGTGCGTGATTCCGGTCTTCTTCTACCCGCTGGTCGTGCAGATCCCCGCGTTCCTCTACATCCTGTTCTGGTTCGGGAGCCAGCTGTTCAGCGGCGCGCTGTCGCTGCTCGAACCCGGCCAGGTCGGCGGCATCGCGTGGTGGGCGCACATCGGCGGATTCGTCGCGGGCGTGCTGACGTTCCGCTTGTTTATCGTGCGGCAGCCGCCGCGCAGACCCTGGTTTCGCGACGAACGCGGCATCGAAGGGGCCTGGTGGCGATGA
- a CDS encoding ATP-dependent Clp protease proteolytic subunit: MGIMDLFWLFFIIVALQPVLRQKLLETARQRMITRIEQDRKSRVILLVHRQETMSLLGFPIFRYIDVNDSEEVIRAINMTDPEVPLDIVLHTPGGLVLASLQIARAIHKHRGKVTVFVPHYAMSGGTLIALAADEIVMCEHAVLGPVDPQLAQYPAASILKVLEDKPIAEIDDHTLILADQARKAMNQVCRSVKELLADDMGEERGEELARLLTHGTWTHDYPITCEEARQMGLPVRCDMPPEVMQLLSLYPQPVRTHSGVEYVPHPHRAPNRTGKPMP, translated from the coding sequence ATGGGCATCATGGACTTGTTCTGGCTGTTCTTTATCATCGTGGCGCTGCAGCCGGTGCTCCGCCAGAAGCTGCTCGAAACCGCGCGTCAGCGCATGATCACCCGGATCGAGCAAGACCGCAAATCACGGGTCATCCTGCTCGTACACCGGCAGGAAACCATGAGCCTGCTTGGCTTCCCTATCTTTCGCTACATTGACGTCAACGATTCCGAAGAGGTCATCCGCGCAATCAACATGACCGACCCCGAAGTGCCGCTGGACATCGTGCTCCACACGCCCGGCGGGCTCGTGCTGGCCTCGCTGCAGATCGCTCGGGCCATCCACAAGCACAGAGGCAAGGTCACTGTATTCGTGCCTCATTACGCCATGTCCGGCGGCACGCTCATCGCCCTCGCCGCGGACGAGATCGTCATGTGCGAACACGCCGTGCTCGGGCCGGTCGATCCCCAACTTGCGCAATACCCCGCCGCGTCGATCCTGAAAGTGCTCGAAGACAAACCCATCGCCGAGATCGACGATCACACCCTGATCCTCGCCGACCAGGCGCGCAAGGCCATGAACCAGGTGTGCCGGTCCGTCAAGGAGCTGCTCGCGGACGACATGGGCGAAGAACGGGGCGAAGAGCTGGCCCGGCTCCTGACCCATGGCACGTGGACCCACGATTACCCGATTACCTGCGAAGAAGCGCGGCAGATGGGCCTGCCTGTCCGCTGCGACATGCCCCCCGAAGTCATGCAACTGCTCAGCCTGTATCCCCAACCCGTCCGCACCCACTCCGGCGTCGAATACGTGCCCCATCCCCACCGCGCGCCCAACCGCACCGGAAAACCCATGCCGTAG
- a CDS encoding TraR/DksA family transcriptional regulator produces MTKKELQKFEKLLLVERDRIVNGLNSLKGEVLYQPLTDRSMSDPNAAADVGTDSFDRETALQVVGNEARELYEIDQALQRIKDGTYGICEGTGKPIPKKRLEVFPAARYCVEYQAELEKSGRVDSSYSAPYTYTTYSSYTPPEYEM; encoded by the coding sequence ATGACCAAGAAGGAACTCCAGAAGTTTGAAAAACTGCTGCTGGTGGAACGGGATCGCATTGTAAACGGCTTGAACAGCCTGAAAGGCGAAGTCCTGTATCAACCATTGACGGACCGTTCGATGTCGGACCCGAACGCGGCAGCGGATGTGGGGACGGACAGCTTCGACCGGGAGACGGCGCTGCAGGTGGTAGGGAACGAGGCCCGGGAGCTGTACGAAATCGACCAGGCGCTGCAGCGTATCAAGGACGGGACCTACGGCATTTGCGAGGGCACGGGCAAGCCTATTCCGAAGAAACGGCTCGAGGTGTTTCCCGCGGCCCGTTATTGCGTGGAGTATCAGGCGGAATTGGAGAAATCGGGCCGGGTGGACAGCAGTTACAGCGCGCCTTACACCTACACGACCTATTCGTCGTACACGCCGCCCGAATACGAGATGTAA
- a CDS encoding transglycosylase SLT domain-containing protein, translating to MTAVPLITILFTLGVLPGEAEYLAAAAAEDAGQFLQAAQAFDACATAPGPLRAFARVRAARCRAKGGDAEGAIRAYQSVLAQEPGGPWQRMTLLHLAGLLADLKRYADAAPLFAEGLKTAARPWWMRDYAFRAAENLVTLEPAKPEHYAYFRSVVSSTLLVRPRLDAARKLALSPVAEDRVLAVYGFLRSSSWKEAAATLLAAPQALKTSGGVPLDLAVFQRLLEQGAAKAPDGLASVQDAIAKNRDNPWLRAWLYYGVCLAVSGGRQSDAAFFCDALAQQCPQSMDTGEALWKLAESREGAGDAAGAADTFERLAAVNSGHRLAPFALFHAGRLRLAAKGLDAALPAWETLAQGYPEHMRTSEAWYAAAQFCGAKGDAARAQVFLTRAAGRGTGDYFAHRAFAQIELPGAAPVPNLLIDGRNTVLRPFPVAATPPGQLPAGFESIPAIERLRFFAGNGLEESEWEALELCETFQGCPCEGLVYRILAEAGLAHTALECAAVNGWGIESGKKTLDRLRLEYPRAYWPAVKDLAKQLGLDPYLVLAVARQESTFRPSLVSHAGATGVMQVMPGTASYVAKIEPSVLPDDVTRLKHPAVSLRIGANYLMRMVERSGGHLMYALASYNAGPGNCAKWKKAFGNYDFDAFVAAIPFTETRDYVKKVLANYAAYRSLYPGTE from the coding sequence GTGACTGCAGTACCCTTGATCACGATTTTATTCACTCTTGGCGTGCTTCCGGGCGAGGCCGAGTACCTGGCCGCGGCGGCAGCCGAAGATGCGGGCCAATTCCTGCAAGCCGCTCAGGCCTTCGACGCGTGCGCCACCGCGCCCGGGCCGCTGCGCGCCTTCGCGCGGGTGCGCGCCGCGCGGTGCCGCGCGAAGGGCGGGGATGCCGAAGGGGCAATCCGCGCTTATCAATCCGTGCTCGCGCAAGAGCCGGGCGGCCCCTGGCAGCGCATGACACTCCTGCATCTCGCCGGCCTGCTCGCGGACCTGAAACGGTATGCCGATGCCGCGCCGCTCTTCGCCGAGGGGCTGAAAACGGCGGCCCGACCCTGGTGGATGCGGGACTATGCCTTCCGTGCGGCGGAGAACCTGGTTACGCTCGAACCCGCGAAACCGGAACACTACGCCTATTTCCGTTCCGTAGTATCCTCCACTCTTCTGGTGCGCCCGCGCCTGGACGCAGCGCGCAAGCTGGCCCTCTCACCCGTGGCCGAGGACCGCGTTCTTGCCGTTTACGGGTTCCTGCGTTCGAGTTCCTGGAAGGAAGCCGCCGCCACGCTGCTGGCCGCGCCGCAAGCGCTCAAGACCAGCGGCGGCGTGCCGCTCGACCTCGCCGTGTTTCAGCGGTTGCTCGAACAAGGCGCCGCCAAGGCGCCGGACGGACTTGCCAGTGTTCAGGATGCTATCGCAAAAAACAGGGACAACCCCTGGCTGCGCGCCTGGCTTTATTACGGGGTGTGCCTGGCCGTATCCGGCGGGCGGCAGAGCGACGCGGCGTTCTTCTGCGATGCGCTGGCGCAGCAGTGCCCCCAATCGATGGACACCGGCGAAGCGTTGTGGAAACTGGCGGAGTCCCGCGAGGGCGCGGGAGACGCCGCGGGCGCGGCGGACACCTTCGAGCGTCTCGCGGCGGTGAATTCCGGGCATAGGCTGGCCCCGTTTGCCCTCTTTCACGCGGGCCGCCTGCGCCTTGCGGCCAAAGGACTGGATGCCGCCTTGCCTGCATGGGAGACGCTCGCGCAAGGTTATCCCGAACATATGCGCACTTCGGAAGCCTGGTACGCCGCGGCGCAATTCTGCGGCGCCAAGGGCGACGCCGCCCGCGCGCAGGTCTTCCTGACCCGAGCCGCCGGACGCGGCACCGGCGATTACTTCGCGCACCGGGCTTTCGCCCAGATTGAGTTGCCGGGCGCCGCGCCCGTGCCCAACCTGCTCATCGACGGCCGAAACACCGTCTTGCGTCCCTTCCCCGTGGCCGCGACGCCGCCGGGCCAGTTGCCTGCCGGGTTTGAATCGATTCCGGCGATTGAGCGGTTGCGATTCTTTGCGGGTAATGGCCTGGAAGAAAGCGAATGGGAAGCGCTCGAATTGTGCGAAACCTTTCAGGGGTGCCCTTGTGAGGGCCTGGTCTACCGCATCCTCGCGGAGGCCGGACTCGCGCACACCGCGCTCGAGTGCGCCGCCGTAAACGGCTGGGGTATCGAAAGCGGAAAAAAGACCCTCGACCGGCTCCGCCTCGAATATCCGCGCGCCTATTGGCCCGCCGTAAAGGACCTTGCAAAACAACTGGGGCTGGACCCCTACCTGGTCCTCGCCGTGGCCCGGCAGGAAAGCACGTTCCGGCCGAGCCTCGTTTCGCACGCCGGCGCCACCGGCGTCATGCAGGTCATGCCGGGCACGGCCAGCTACGTGGCCAAGATTGAGCCTTCCGTTTTGCCCGACGACGTCACGCGGCTCAAGCACCCGGCCGTCTCGCTGCGCATCGGCGCGAACTACTTGATGCGCATGGTCGAGCGTTCAGGTGGCCACCTGATGTACGCGCTGGCATCCTACAATGCGGGTCCTGGAAATTGCGCAAAGTGGAAAAAGGCCTTCGGCAACTACGATTTCGACGCCTTCGTCGCGGCCATTCCGTTTACAGAGACCCGCGACTACGTCAAGAAGGTGCTTGCGAACTATGCGGCCTATCGCAGCCTGTACCCCGGCACCGAATAG